One part of the Candidatus Limnocylindrales bacterium genome encodes these proteins:
- a CDS encoding EAL domain-containing protein produces RLIIDMAHALELKVLAEGVETEEQLFFLCAQQCDEAQGYLFGKPVPAEACEKLLQEDRYLLPDTNSK; encoded by the coding sequence CCAGGTTAATCATAGACATGGCCCATGCTTTGGAGTTGAAGGTTTTAGCGGAGGGGGTGGAGACGGAGGAGCAGTTGTTTTTTTTATGTGCCCAACAGTGTGATGAGGCCCAGGGTTACCTGTTTGGTAAACCTGTACCGGCAGAAGCCTGTGAGAAACTTTTACAAGAAGACCGGTATTTACTGCCCGATACCAACTCTAAATAG